From one Dermacentor andersoni chromosome 1, qqDerAnde1_hic_scaffold, whole genome shotgun sequence genomic stretch:
- the LOC140213089 gene encoding uncharacterized protein, producing MKVEALFQLRCITYPTARYLHFVAPLPSVIADAIDDLLARTPSATAYDDLKGAVLQRLEPSQQRRIQKLLSEDLGDQRQSQLLHWLRQLLGGHPKNESQLPILRELLLQRLTQSVSMVLTGSVKTSLHRLRALADRICDSSVCVTATYHRCESLKAMRPTLAPGEKSRPPCQCTGEAEDVWQG from the coding sequence ATGAAAGTAGAGGCCCTTTTTCAACTCCGGTGCATCACCTATCCGACAGCAAGGTACCTGCACTTCGTCGCCCCGCTACCCTCCGTCATCGCCGATGCCATAGACGACTTGCTAGCGCGTACGCCTTCCGCCACAGCATACGACGATCTAAAAGGCGCGGTCCTGCAACGCCTCGAGCCATCGCAACAGCGTAGGATTCAAAAGCTCCTCTCCGAGGACCTGGGCGACCAACGACAGTCACAACTCCTGCACTGGTTGCGTCAGCTGCTGGGTGGCCACCCCAAAAACGAGAGTCAACTTCCAATTTTGCGCGAGCTGCTCTTGCAACGCCTCACGCAGTCCGTATCCATGGTGCTCACGGGTTCCGTCAAGACGAGTCTCCATCGGCTACGTGCACTAGCGGACCGCATATGCGACAGCTCCGTTTGCGTCACAGCTACCTATCACCGCTGCGAGAGTCTCAAAGCCATGAGACCGACTCTCGCGCCTGGAGAAAAGAGTCGACCGCCTTGccagtgcactggagaagctgaaGACGTCTGGCAAGGCTGA